The proteins below come from a single Acidobacteriota bacterium genomic window:
- a CDS encoding NHLP leader peptide family RiPP precursor, which produces MATAKAVMTIDIQSAWRGIVAKAWSDEQFKQKLMDNPNRTLADSGVEVPAGVHFVIVENEPSRVHLVLPTNPGNASVQPMQHLESDYDPGF; this is translated from the coding sequence ATGGCTACAGCAAAAGCAGTAATGACAATTGATATTCAATCGGCTTGGCGCGGAATTGTGGCGAAAGCCTGGAGCGACGAGCAATTCAAACAGAAACTGATGGACAACCCGAATCGCACATTGGCTGATTCCGGCGTCGAAGTTCCGGCTGGCGTTCATTTCGTCATCGTTGAAAACGAACCGAGCCGCGTCCATCTGGTTCTGCCGACCAACCCCGGCAACGCTTCCGTCCAGCCGATGCAGCACTTGGAAAGCGATTACGATCCGGGCTTCTAA